One genomic region from Nocardia vinacea encodes:
- the pgeF gene encoding peptidoglycan editing factor PgeF, whose protein sequence is MTTTRAGGFSASPYDSFNLGDHVGDDPATVQRNRDRLAEGIGLTPDRLVWMEQIHGRNVEIIDGPRDAPVPATDALVTTVPGLALVVLTADCVPVLLSDDEAGVIAAVHAGRIGARIGIMPRVLDAMVSAGARVERIGAFLGPAASGRQYEVPAAMRADVEAHLPGSATTTVRGTPGLDLRAGISRQLTEAGIGGVALDPRCTIEDKTLFSHRRGAPTGRMAGVIWMQADA, encoded by the coding sequence GTGACGACCACCAGAGCGGGCGGTTTCTCGGCGTCGCCATACGATTCGTTCAATCTCGGGGATCATGTGGGGGACGACCCGGCGACCGTTCAGCGGAACCGGGACCGGCTGGCCGAGGGTATCGGCCTGACACCGGATCGGCTCGTGTGGATGGAACAGATCCACGGGCGCAATGTCGAAATCATCGATGGGCCACGGGATGCGCCGGTGCCCGCCACCGACGCACTGGTGACGACCGTGCCGGGGCTGGCACTGGTGGTGCTCACCGCGGACTGCGTACCGGTCCTGCTATCCGATGACGAAGCAGGTGTGATCGCGGCCGTGCACGCCGGGCGAATCGGTGCGCGCATCGGCATCATGCCGCGGGTATTGGACGCGATGGTTTCGGCCGGCGCTCGCGTCGAGCGGATCGGAGCCTTCCTGGGTCCGGCCGCATCGGGTCGTCAATACGAGGTGCCCGCCGCGATGCGCGCCGATGTCGAGGCGCATCTGCCGGGCAGTGCGACAACCACCGTGCGCGGCACACCCGGACTCGACCTGCGCGCCGGGATCAGCAGGCAGCTCACCGAAGCCGGAATCGGTGGGGTGGCCCTCGATCCGCGCTGCACGATCGAGGACAAGACGCTGTTCAGTCATCGCCGCGGCGCACCGACCGGGCGCATGGCCGGTGTCATCTGGATGCAGGCGGACGCATGA
- a CDS encoding YggS family pyridoxal phosphate-dependent enzyme: MSTESIATEAMDGRTAELAANLADLNKRIGAACHAAGRDPDSVRLLPVTKFFPATDIAILHRLGCREFGESREQEATAKVAELADLADVRWHMVGRLQRNKARIVARWAHAVHSVDSERLATALDAAARAALAAGERGEPVRVLMQVSLDEDPGRGGVAPEDLAALADRVATAPGLQLAGLMAIPPLDAVPDDAFARLAHLHSLVRADHPEATELSAGMSSDLESAIEHGSTCVRVGTALMGARPITSA; this comes from the coding sequence ATGAGTACGGAATCCATTGCGACCGAGGCCATGGACGGCCGGACCGCCGAACTCGCGGCGAATCTCGCCGATCTGAACAAGCGAATCGGCGCGGCTTGTCATGCTGCCGGACGTGATCCGGACTCGGTGCGGCTGCTGCCCGTGACGAAGTTCTTCCCGGCCACCGATATCGCCATCCTGCATCGCTTGGGCTGCAGGGAATTCGGCGAGTCCAGGGAGCAGGAGGCCACCGCGAAGGTCGCCGAACTGGCCGACCTCGCGGATGTGCGCTGGCACATGGTCGGTCGGCTGCAGCGCAACAAGGCTCGGATCGTCGCGCGCTGGGCACATGCGGTGCACTCGGTCGACAGCGAACGCCTGGCAACGGCCCTTGACGCCGCGGCGCGGGCCGCCTTGGCGGCGGGGGAGCGCGGCGAACCGGTTCGCGTCTTGATGCAGGTTAGCCTGGACGAGGATCCGGGTCGCGGTGGCGTCGCGCCGGAAGATCTTGCGGCACTGGCCGATCGGGTGGCCACCGCGCCGGGGCTGCAGCTCGCGGGCTTGATGGCGATTCCCCCGCTCGACGCCGTGCCCGACGATGCTTTTGCACGCCTTGCGCATTTGCACTCGCTAGTACGCGCGGACCATCCGGAAGCGACCGAACTCTCCGCAGGCATGTCGAGTGATCTGGAATCGGCGATCGAACACGGTTCTACCTGTGTGCGTGTCGGTACCGCCTTGATGGGCGCTCGACCGATAACCTCGGCGTAG
- a CDS encoding cell division protein SepF — MSTLHKFKAYFGMVPLEDYEDDYVAEPTPRGVDERGSRRPRPRDYSERAGYGADRYAEDRYDDEPDYPEPAYKSPYKAGYPVSRRDDYVDEPYADDRYDARPRPTRIDAAPGASRFRAGGNAPMLRGATRGALAVDPEAEERRLEERVRPEPAPARRPGIFEDGGPLSKITTLRPRDYSEARIIGERFREGNPVIMDLVDLSNADAKRLVDFAAGLAFALRGSFDKVATKVFLLSPADVDVSAEERRRIAETGFYNQK; from the coding sequence ATGAGCACGCTGCACAAGTTCAAGGCGTACTTCGGCATGGTTCCGCTCGAGGATTACGAAGACGACTATGTCGCCGAGCCGACCCCCCGGGGTGTGGACGAGCGCGGCTCACGTCGTCCCCGGCCCCGTGACTATTCCGAGCGCGCCGGTTACGGCGCGGACCGCTATGCCGAAGACCGCTACGACGACGAGCCGGATTACCCTGAGCCGGCGTACAAGTCGCCGTACAAGGCGGGATACCCGGTGTCTCGGCGCGACGATTATGTCGACGAGCCCTATGCGGACGACCGCTATGACGCGCGGCCGCGCCCCACCAGGATCGATGCCGCGCCGGGCGCGTCCCGATTCCGTGCGGGCGGTAACGCGCCGATGCTGCGGGGAGCCACCAGGGGTGCGCTCGCCGTCGATCCCGAGGCCGAGGAGCGGCGACTGGAGGAGCGCGTGCGCCCCGAGCCCGCGCCCGCACGCCGGCCGGGGATCTTCGAGGACGGAGGTCCCTTGTCCAAGATCACGACGCTGCGCCCGCGCGACTACAGCGAGGCCCGCATCATCGGTGAGCGCTTCCGCGAGGGCAACCCGGTGATCATGGACCTGGTCGATCTGAGCAATGCCGACGCAAAGCGGCTGGTCGACTTCGCCGCCGGCCTCGCTTTCGCGCTGCGTGGCTCATTCGACAAGGTCGCGACCAAAGTGTTCCTGCTCTCACCGGCCGATGTGGATGTCTCGGCCGAAGAACGTCGCAGGATCGCCGAAACCGGCTTCTACAACCAGAAATAG
- a CDS encoding YggT family protein: MALFAVLYFVLFIFWLLLISRVIVEFIRSFARDWRPSGFVVVILEVIFTITDPPVKLLRRLIPPVSLGGIRLDLSIMVLLFVVFISMTFVGGHADG, translated from the coding sequence GTGGCCTTGTTTGCGGTGCTGTACTTCGTACTGTTCATCTTCTGGCTGTTGTTGATCAGCCGAGTGATCGTGGAGTTCATCCGCAGCTTTGCCCGAGACTGGCGCCCGAGCGGCTTCGTCGTCGTCATCCTCGAGGTGATCTTCACGATCACCGATCCTCCGGTGAAACTCCTGAGGCGCTTGATACCACCGGTGTCATTGGGAGGAATTCGGCTCGATCTGTCGATTATGGTCCTGCTTTTCGTCGTCTTCATCTCGATGACGTTTGTGGGCGGCCACGCCGACGGGTAG
- a CDS encoding DivIVA domain-containing protein, whose protein sequence is MPLTPADVHNVAFSKPPIGKRGYNEDEVDAFLDLVEQELSRLIEENADLRQRVAELDAELADAKKNRGPANSAAVKAPVQQAPPPPPEPIKPPVQQAPPPPPMPVAAPVAKDAPSADANLQAAKVLSLAQEMADRLTSDAKLEAENLLSNARANSERLVGDARTRSEAMIADARQKSDAMLSDAQTRSDNQLRQAKEKADALQADAERKHTEIMATITQQRSVLESRIEQLKTFEREYRVRLKSYLESQLEELENRGSAVPVDGGEAFVDANTANNLAPASFAKGAK, encoded by the coding sequence ATGCCGCTGACCCCAGCCGATGTGCACAACGTCGCGTTCAGCAAACCGCCGATCGGGAAGCGCGGCTACAACGAGGATGAAGTAGATGCCTTCCTGGATCTCGTGGAGCAGGAGCTCTCGCGTCTGATCGAGGAGAACGCTGACCTGCGCCAGCGGGTTGCTGAACTCGATGCGGAACTGGCCGACGCCAAGAAAAATCGCGGCCCGGCCAATTCCGCCGCAGTGAAAGCACCGGTCCAGCAAGCCCCACCGCCCCCACCCGAGCCCATCAAGCCGCCGGTGCAGCAGGCCCCGCCGCCGCCTCCGATGCCGGTCGCGGCACCGGTAGCCAAGGATGCGCCGAGCGCTGATGCGAACCTGCAGGCGGCCAAGGTGCTCAGCCTCGCCCAGGAGATGGCGGACCGGCTGACCAGCGATGCGAAGCTCGAAGCCGAGAACCTGCTTTCGAATGCGCGGGCCAATTCCGAACGCCTGGTCGGCGATGCGCGAACCCGCTCGGAGGCGATGATCGCCGATGCGCGGCAGAAGTCGGACGCGATGCTGTCGGATGCCCAGACCCGTTCGGACAACCAGCTACGGCAGGCCAAAGAGAAGGCCGATGCGCTGCAGGCCGATGCCGAGCGCAAGCACACCGAGATCATGGCCACCATCACCCAGCAGCGCAGCGTGCTGGAGAGCCGGATCGAGCAGCTCAAGACCTTCGAGCGGGAATACCGCGTGCGGCTGAAGTCGTACCTGGAGTCGCAGCTCGAGGAGCTGGAGAACCGTGGCTCGGCGGTGCCGGTGGACGGCGGCGAGGCCTTCGTCGACGCCAATACCGCGAACAATCTCGCTCCTGCCTCGTTCGCCAAGGGCGCCAAGTAA
- the ileS gene encoding isoleucine--tRNA ligase, producing the protein MADEPSSSAYPRVDLAGPFERPASSRYGTGGGSSSSFPDLERRVLDVWATDDTFRASIENRSGAAEFVFYDGPPFANGLPHYGHLLTGYVKDLVPRFQTMRGKRVDRRFGWDCHGLPAEIEAEKQLGITDKSQIDAMGLAEFNAACKSSVLRYTGEWRDYVTRQARWVDFDNDYKTLDLDFMESVMWAFKSLHEKGLIYQGFRVLPYSWYEQTPLSNQETRLDDAYKMRQDPAVTVDMVLHVPAEHPLHALDGVNALIWTTTPWTLPSNLAIAVHPDVRYVHVRAADGKRYLLAAERLSHYAREFGDQPEVLGEYDGAALADLSYAPPFDFFVGHPNAHRVLTADYVTTDSGTGIVHLAPAFGEEDMDVAAANGIEIVQPLDPGGKFTSMVPPYEGLMVFDANPVIIKDLKAAGKLLRHETIEHSYPHSWRSGQPLIYMAVPSWFVAVTKFRDRMVELNQQITWVPEHIRDGQFGKWLEGARDWNISRNRYWGSPIPVWVSDDPAYPRTDVYGSLDELERDFGVRPTDLHRPMIDELTRPNPDDPTGRSTMRRVPEVLDCWFESGSMPYAQVHYPFENKDWFDNHFPGDFIVEYNGQTRGWFYTLHVLSTALFDSPAFKTVAAHGIVLGDDGLKMSKSKGNYPDVNEVFDRDGSDAMRWFLMSSPILRGGNLIVTERGIREGVSHALRPLWNAWTFLQLYASKTGVWRTDSPHVLDRYILAKLAATRDVMTEALEIYDIAGACEELRSFADALTNWYVRRSRSRFWEEDRDAVDTLHTVLEVVTRLAAPLLPLISEVIWRGLTGDQSVHLADWPKEGELPKDPDLVAAMDEVRVVCSTVLSLRKAQNLRVRLPLAEVTIAAPDAERLRPFADIIADEVNVKKVDLTTDVAVHGRFELVVNARAAGPRLGKDVQTVIKAVKAGEWSENAAGVVTAAGIELLPEEYTQRLVAAEPESTAALPGNAGLVVLDSVVTEELEAEGWARDVIRDLQETRKSLGLDVSDRITVVLAVPDDKQVWAQSHRDLIAGEILATELTFGDPGADAAEIVGSVRVSIAKV; encoded by the coding sequence ATGGCGGACGAACCTTCCAGCAGCGCATACCCGCGCGTCGATCTGGCAGGCCCTTTCGAGCGACCTGCAAGCAGTCGCTACGGAACCGGCGGCGGGTCATCGTCATCCTTCCCTGACCTGGAACGTCGGGTACTCGACGTTTGGGCCACCGACGACACCTTCCGCGCCAGCATCGAGAACCGTTCGGGTGCGGCGGAGTTCGTCTTCTATGACGGACCGCCGTTTGCCAACGGGTTGCCACATTATGGACATCTGCTCACCGGGTACGTCAAGGATCTGGTCCCACGTTTCCAGACAATGCGTGGCAAGCGGGTCGATCGGCGTTTCGGCTGGGACTGTCACGGACTGCCCGCGGAAATCGAAGCGGAAAAGCAGCTCGGTATCACGGACAAATCACAGATCGATGCGATGGGGCTCGCGGAATTCAACGCTGCCTGTAAATCCTCGGTGCTGCGTTACACCGGTGAATGGCGTGACTATGTGACGCGTCAGGCCCGCTGGGTCGACTTCGACAACGACTACAAGACGCTGGATCTCGACTTCATGGAGTCGGTGATGTGGGCGTTCAAGTCCCTGCACGAGAAGGGACTGATCTACCAGGGCTTCCGGGTGCTGCCCTACAGCTGGTACGAGCAGACGCCGCTGTCGAATCAGGAAACCCGGCTCGACGACGCCTACAAGATGCGCCAGGATCCGGCCGTCACCGTGGATATGGTGCTGCACGTACCCGCCGAGCATCCGCTGCACGCACTCGACGGCGTCAACGCACTGATCTGGACCACCACGCCGTGGACTCTGCCGTCGAACCTGGCGATCGCGGTGCATCCGGATGTGCGCTATGTGCACGTGCGTGCCGCCGACGGCAAGCGCTACCTGCTGGCCGCCGAACGGCTCTCGCACTACGCCCGCGAATTCGGCGATCAGCCCGAAGTGCTCGGCGAGTACGACGGCGCCGCCCTCGCGGATCTGTCGTATGCCCCGCCGTTCGACTTCTTCGTCGGCCATCCCAACGCGCACCGGGTGCTGACCGCCGACTACGTGACCACCGACTCCGGCACCGGAATCGTGCACCTCGCACCGGCTTTCGGTGAGGAGGATATGGACGTCGCCGCCGCCAACGGCATCGAAATCGTGCAGCCGCTGGATCCGGGCGGCAAGTTCACCTCGATGGTGCCCCCGTACGAAGGCCTGATGGTCTTCGACGCCAATCCGGTGATCATCAAGGATCTCAAGGCGGCCGGAAAGCTGCTGCGGCATGAGACGATCGAGCACTCCTACCCGCACAGCTGGCGTTCCGGTCAGCCGCTGATCTATATGGCGGTGCCGTCCTGGTTCGTCGCGGTGACCAAGTTCCGCGACCGGATGGTCGAGCTGAATCAGCAGATCACCTGGGTGCCCGAGCACATCCGCGACGGACAGTTCGGCAAGTGGCTCGAGGGCGCGCGGGACTGGAACATCAGCCGCAACCGCTACTGGGGCAGCCCGATCCCGGTGTGGGTCTCCGACGATCCGGCCTATCCGCGCACCGACGTGTACGGTTCGCTCGACGAACTCGAGCGTGACTTCGGTGTGCGCCCGACCGATCTGCACCGGCCGATGATCGATGAGCTGACCAGGCCGAATCCCGATGATCCGACCGGCAGGTCCACCATGCGCCGGGTGCCGGAGGTCTTGGACTGCTGGTTCGAGTCCGGCTCGATGCCCTATGCCCAGGTGCACTACCCGTTCGAGAACAAGGATTGGTTCGACAACCACTTCCCAGGCGATTTCATCGTCGAATACAACGGGCAAACCCGCGGCTGGTTCTACACCCTGCACGTGCTCTCGACCGCGCTGTTCGACAGTCCGGCCTTCAAAACCGTTGCCGCGCACGGCATCGTGCTCGGTGACGACGGGCTGAAGATGAGCAAGTCCAAGGGCAACTACCCGGATGTGAACGAGGTGTTCGACCGGGACGGCTCCGATGCGATGCGCTGGTTCCTGATGAGTTCGCCGATCCTGCGCGGCGGCAATCTCATCGTCACCGAGCGCGGCATCCGCGAGGGGGTCAGCCATGCGCTGCGCCCGCTGTGGAACGCGTGGACCTTCCTGCAGCTCTACGCCTCGAAAACCGGTGTGTGGCGCACGGATTCGCCGCATGTGCTGGACCGCTACATCCTGGCCAAGCTGGCCGCGACCCGGGATGTGATGACCGAGGCGCTCGAGATCTACGACATCGCAGGCGCCTGCGAGGAATTGCGCTCCTTCGCCGATGCGCTCACCAATTGGTATGTGCGCCGGTCGCGTTCGCGCTTCTGGGAGGAGGACCGGGATGCGGTCGACACGCTGCATACTGTGCTCGAGGTCGTCACCCGCCTGGCCGCGCCGCTGCTGCCGCTGATCTCCGAGGTGATCTGGCGCGGGCTGACCGGCGATCAATCGGTGCACCTGGCCGATTGGCCCAAGGAGGGTGAGCTGCCGAAGGATCCGGATCTGGTCGCCGCCATGGACGAGGTCCGGGTGGTCTGCTCTACGGTGCTGAGCCTGCGCAAGGCGCAGAATCTGCGGGTGCGCCTGCCGCTGGCCGAGGTCACCATCGCCGCGCCCGATGCCGAGCGGCTGCGGCCGTTCGCCGACATCATCGCCGATGAGGTGAACGTCAAGAAGGTCGACCTGACCACCGATGTCGCCGTGCACGGTCGTTTCGAGCTGGTCGTGAACGCCCGCGCCGCAGGCCCGCGTCTGGGCAAGGATGTGCAGACGGTGATCAAGGCGGTGAAGGCGGGCGAATGGTCCGAGAACGCCGCCGGTGTGGTCACCGCGGCGGGCATCGAACTGCTGCCGGAGGAGTACACCCAGCGACTGGTCGCGGCCGAACCGGAGTCGACCGCGGCCCTGCCCGGCAATGCGGGCCTGGTGGTGCTCGATTCGGTGGTGACCGAGGAGCTCGAGGCCGAGGGCTGGGCCCGCGATGTGATCCGCGATCTGCAGGAGACGCGAAAGTCCTTGGGGCTGGACGTATCCGATCGCATCACTGTGGTGCTCGCGGTGCCCGACGATAAGCAGGTCTGGGCGCAGTCCCATCGCGACCTCATCGCGGGCGAAATCCTCGCCACCGAGCTGACTTTCGGTGATCCGGGCGCGGATGCCGCCGAAATCGTCGGTAGTGTGCGGGTGTCGATCGCGAAGGTCTGA
- a CDS encoding NlpC/P60 family protein codes for MTTGHKKVLRRIAVGFLVSIVMTLVLAGPVRGDTGSASGSGSSGSASGSSGSSSGSAALPLPSIFGLGALTAAYTQIGKPYEWGATGPFAWDCSALVQWAFRQVGVKLPRTTYEQAKVGAVVPFPALSLGDVVILNDDASHVGIYAGSGQILDAHDWGVPVGLHPLRDFDIYTIRRF; via the coding sequence ATGACCACCGGGCACAAAAAGGTATTGCGGCGGATAGCTGTTGGGTTTCTGGTATCGATCGTCATGACGCTCGTCCTGGCCGGACCGGTGCGCGGTGATACCGGAAGCGCCTCCGGTTCCGGTAGCTCCGGCTCCGCATCCGGTAGTTCCGGCAGTTCCAGCGGTTCCGCTGCCCTGCCGCTGCCGAGTATCTTCGGACTCGGCGCACTTACCGCGGCCTACACCCAGATCGGCAAACCCTACGAATGGGGCGCCACCGGCCCATTCGCCTGGGATTGCTCGGCTCTGGTCCAGTGGGCATTCCGTCAGGTCGGGGTGAAACTGCCGCGTACCACCTACGAGCAGGCCAAGGTCGGCGCGGTGGTGCCGTTCCCGGCCCTGTCGCTGGGTGATGTCGTAATCCTCAATGACGACGCCTCACATGTCGGCATCTACGCCGGCTCCGGACAAATCCTGGATGCGCACGACTGGGGCGTTCCGGTCGGTCTGCATCCACTCCGAGACTTCGACATCTACACCATCCGTCGTTTCTGA
- a CDS encoding UTP--glucose-1-phosphate uridylyltransferase encodes MKIRKAVIPAAGIGSRLLPLTKAIPKEMLPVGDKPVIEHTVRELVASGITDITIVVSSGKSLIQDHFRPNPALVAQLRADGKDAYADAVEEVGELSRLGHITYLDQHGPYGNGTPVLNAARNLGDEPMLVLWPDDVFVAGVPRAQQLIDAYEATGAPVLALMPMDPSESQRYGVPVVADDQGNGLLRITGLREKPKPEDAPSNYAAIGGYVVTPGIICELRRQTEQWYEHRTGEVYLTDAINVHAADNPVFGQVIQGRWYDTGNPADYLVAQFASALAHPQYGPLLRQLVD; translated from the coding sequence ATGAAGATCCGTAAGGCCGTGATACCGGCCGCCGGAATCGGCTCCCGGCTGCTCCCGCTGACCAAGGCCATCCCCAAGGAGATGCTGCCGGTCGGCGATAAGCCGGTCATCGAGCACACCGTCCGCGAGCTGGTCGCATCCGGAATCACCGATATCACCATCGTGGTCAGCAGCGGAAAGTCCCTGATCCAGGACCATTTCCGCCCCAATCCGGCCCTGGTGGCCCAACTACGCGCCGACGGCAAGGACGCCTACGCCGACGCGGTGGAGGAGGTCGGCGAGCTGTCCCGGCTCGGGCATATCACCTACCTCGATCAGCACGGGCCCTACGGCAACGGCACCCCGGTGCTCAATGCCGCCCGCAATCTCGGCGACGAGCCCATGCTGGTGCTGTGGCCCGACGACGTCTTCGTCGCCGGGGTGCCACGCGCCCAGCAGCTGATCGACGCCTATGAGGCGACCGGCGCGCCCGTGCTCGCGCTGATGCCGATGGATCCGTCCGAATCCCAGCGCTACGGCGTCCCGGTTGTCGCGGACGACCAGGGCAACGGCCTGCTGCGCATCACCGGGCTGCGGGAAAAGCCCAAGCCCGAGGACGCACCGTCGAACTATGCCGCGATCGGCGGCTATGTCGTCACTCCCGGCATCATCTGCGAACTGCGCAGACAGACCGAGCAGTGGTACGAACATCGCACCGGCGAGGTTTACCTCACCGATGCGATCAATGTGCACGCCGCCGACAACCCGGTCTTCGGCCAGGTCATCCAGGGCCGCTGGTACGACACCGGCAACCCGGCCGACTACCTGGTCGCGCAATTCGCCTCGGCACTGGCGCATCCGCAGTACGGACCGCTGCTGCGCCAGCTCGTCGACTGA
- a CDS encoding DNA polymerase IV — protein MDAFFASVEQLTRPTLRGRPVLVGGTGGRGVVAGASYEARVFGARSAMPMHQARRLVGLTAVVVPPRGAVYSVVSARVFDALRSRIPVLETLSFDEAFGEPAELVGATVEQVREFCEELRALVRERTGLVASVGAGTGKQLAKIASGMAKPDGVRVVSPDEQQQLLAGLPVRKLWGIGPVADSRLRSLGIETVGAFAALPESEAVSILGGSVGAALHRLARGIDDRPVAERAEAKQISAENTYETDIVTLAQLRPAIETMAASAHRRLEKDGRAARTVVLKLKKSDMSIVTRSFTLPYATTELATLTTAAQRSAIDPAELGPIRLVGVGYGGLSTVRQESLFPELDQAPVEDGGVWEGDTPHSEGWGAQAGPSAAADGATELGAGALVGAVGVEVGVTATSPVPATTQPSVGAAQDDSSMRSAMLWYPGLDVTHPEFGHGWVQGAGLGVVTVRFETSSTGPGPARTFAADDISLSRADPLGSLR, from the coding sequence ATGGATGCCTTCTTCGCCTCGGTCGAACAATTGACCCGGCCGACGCTGCGCGGTCGCCCGGTGCTGGTCGGTGGCACCGGTGGGCGCGGTGTGGTCGCGGGGGCGAGCTATGAGGCGCGGGTATTCGGTGCGCGCTCGGCCATGCCGATGCATCAGGCTCGGCGGTTGGTCGGGTTGACCGCGGTGGTGGTGCCGCCGCGCGGCGCGGTCTACAGCGTGGTCAGTGCGCGGGTGTTCGACGCACTGCGCAGCCGGATCCCGGTGCTGGAGACGCTGTCGTTCGACGAGGCGTTCGGTGAGCCCGCCGAGTTGGTGGGCGCGACCGTCGAGCAGGTGCGCGAATTCTGCGAGGAGTTGCGTGCGCTGGTGCGGGAGCGGACCGGGTTGGTCGCCTCGGTCGGTGCGGGCACCGGTAAGCAACTGGCCAAGATCGCCTCCGGTATGGCCAAACCCGATGGGGTGCGGGTGGTTTCGCCGGATGAGCAGCAGCAACTGCTGGCCGGGCTGCCGGTGCGCAAGCTGTGGGGGATCGGTCCGGTGGCCGACAGCCGCTTGCGTTCGCTCGGTATCGAGACCGTCGGCGCCTTCGCGGCGCTGCCGGAATCGGAGGCGGTGTCCATTCTCGGCGGCAGCGTTGGCGCGGCGCTGCACCGGCTGGCCCGTGGCATCGACGACCGGCCGGTCGCCGAGCGGGCCGAGGCCAAACAGATCAGCGCCGAGAACACCTATGAAACCGATATCGTCACGCTGGCCCAGCTGCGTCCGGCAATCGAGACGATGGCGGCGTCCGCGCACCGTCGTCTGGAAAAGGACGGGCGGGCGGCACGCACCGTGGTGCTGAAGCTGAAGAAATCCGATATGAGCATCGTGACCAGGTCGTTCACGCTGCCGTACGCGACGACCGAGCTGGCCACACTGACGACGGCGGCGCAGCGCTCGGCCATTGATCCGGCCGAGCTCGGGCCGATCCGGCTGGTCGGAGTGGGTTACGGCGGGCTGTCGACGGTCCGGCAAGAGTCGCTGTTTCCGGAGCTGGATCAGGCGCCGGTCGAGGACGGCGGCGTCTGGGAGGGCGACACGCCGCACTCCGAAGGTTGGGGCGCACAGGCGGGGCCGTCCGCAGCTGCGGACGGTGCCACAGAGCTCGGCGCGGGTGCGTTGGTCGGCGCGGTAGGCGTCGAGGTGGGAGTAACCGCGACATCCCCGGTCCCCGCGACCACACAGCCGAGCGTCGGTGCAGCTCAGGACGATTCGTCGATGCGGAGCGCGATGTTGTGGTATCCCGGACTGGATGTCACGCACCCCGAATTCGGGCACGGGTGGGTGCAAGGAGCCGGGCTCGGGGTGGTTACTGTTCGGTTCGAGACCAGCTCGACAGGGCCCGGTCCGGCGCGTACCTTTGCCGCCGACGACATCAGTCTGTCCCGGGCGGATCCGCTCGGCAGTCTCCGCTGA